From the Scophthalmus maximus strain ysfricsl-2021 chromosome 11, ASM2237912v1, whole genome shotgun sequence genome, one window contains:
- the nup88 gene encoding nucleoporin 88, with the protein MAAFGAERWVNDLPNHTIFRRIREKSESESNRNEAGIAKNLTFCLGGDFFVWDDADRLFYTANLRQLNSDESRGSGNCQTLLCINPPLFEVCQVLLSPTQHHVALVGQRGVSVLELPQRWGKRSEFEGGRSEVNCKTLPVAERFFTSSQSVSLRQAAWYPSETDEPHLALLTSDNTIRFYGLKSPQTPSKVLPVSQPEDDSGAHPPVCSYAASLGEIAVAFDFGPVSSPPRQLAAQRPRDQQLYPLYILYENGETYVSYTSQGNGMSLSKPVGPLPMYPAAEDNYGYDACAILCLPCVPSILVIATETGTLYHCVVLEPEEEEETRAVEKWIRGAEAVPALYVFECVELELTLKVATGEDEEPQEFDFTCPIRLHRDPLCQHRYHCTHEAGVHSVGLVWVNKLQKFLQSNEEDKDSLQELAAEKRCIVEHILCTRPLLTSRSAPVRGFLIVSDLSLGATMICITSTYECILLPLLSSIRPPSPPLLCSHPGPGSVSSPLRGLANDSFEQHIRNILARSSTNPLVLRAGDKDTSPPPPECLQLLSRATQVFREEYILKQDMAREEMQRRVKLLTGQKNKQLEELASCREERKTLREAAERLADKYEDAKYRQETIMNRVKKVLGSLQSQLPILSNSEKEMKKELQTISDQLKHLDNSIKQVNLMMEYQKKQVDKDASAARKPVSLNAQQKKVVQDVLREQGQQIGDMMKQIKDIKNHFSF; encoded by the coding sequence ATGGCGGCTTTCGGCGCGGAGCGCTGGGTGAACGACTTGCCAAACCATACCATTTTCAGAAGAATAAGAGAGAAGTCGGAGTCCGAAAGCAACAGAAATGAAGCGGGGATCGCCAAGAATCTCACGTTTTGCTTGGGCGGGGACTTCTTCGTGTGGGACGACGCAGACCGCTTGTTTTACACGGCCAACCTGAGACAGCTGAACTCGGACGAGAGTCGCGGCAGCGGGAACTGTCAGACGCTGCTGTGCATCAACCCGCCTCTCTTCGAGGTGTGCCAGGTGCTGCTGAGTCCCACGCAGCACCACGTCGCGCTCGTCGGCCAGCGGGGCGTCTCTGTGCTGGAGCTGCCTCAGCGCTGGGGCAAGAGGTCCGAGTTCGAGGGCGGACGGAGCGAGGTCAACTGCAAGACCCTCCCGGTGGCGGAGCGCTTCTTCACCAGCTCGCAGTCGGTGAGCCTGCGGCAGGCGGCGTGGTACCCGAGCGAGACGGACGAGCCCCACCTGGCGCTCCTCACCTCCGACAACACCATCAGGTTCTACGGCCTGAAGTCGCCCCAGACGCCGAGCAAAGTGTTGCCCGTGTCGCAGCCGGAAGACGACAGCGGCGCCCACCCTCCGGTCTGCTCCTACGCAGCGTCGCTGGGCGAGATAGCGGTGGCGTTCGACTTCGGCCCGGTGTCGTCCCCTCCTCGGCAGCTGGCAGCTCAGCGCCCCAGAGACCAGCAGCTCTACCCCCTGTACATCCTCTACGAAAACGGGGAGACCTATGTGAGCTACACGAGCCAGGGGAACGGCATGAGCCTGAGCAAACCTGTCGGCCCGCTCCCCATGTATCCGGCGGCGGAGGATAACTATGGTTACGACGCCTGCGCCATCCTCTGCCTGCCATGCGTGCCCAGCATCCTGGTCATCGCCACGGAAACGGGCACGCTGTATCACTGCGTGGTGCTGgagcccgaggaggaggaggagacgcggGCGGTGGAGAAGTGGATCCGGGGCGCGGAGGCGGTGCCGGCTCTCTACGTTTTTGAGTGCGTGGAGCTCGAGCTCACCCTCAAGGTGGCCacgggggaggacgaggagcccCAGGAGTTCGACTTCACCTGCCCCATCCGACTGCACAGAGACCCCCTGTGTCAGCACAGGTACCACTGCACCCACGAGGCAGGGGTGCACAGCGTGGGGCTCGTCTGGGTCAACAAGCTGCAGAAGTTCCTCCAGTCCAACGAGGAGGATAAGGACAGTCTCCAGGAGCTGGCTGCCGAGAAGCGCTGCATCGTTGAGCACATTCTTTGTACCCGGCCACTCCTGACCAGTCGGTCGGCTCCGGTGCGTGGCTTTTTGATCGTGTCCGACCTGTCCCTGGGCGCCACCATGATCTGCATCACCAGCACCTACGAGTGCATCCTGTTGCCCCTGCTGAGCTCCATTcgccccccctcgccccccctgCTCTGTTCCCACCCAGGCCCGGGCTCTGTGAGCTCCCCACTGCGCGGGCTGGCCAATGACTCCTTCGAGCAGCACATCCGCAACATCCTGGCGCGCAGCTCCACCAACCCTCTTGTACTTAGGGCCGGGGACAAGGACACGTCACCGCCCCCACCAGAGTGTCTGCAGCTCCTCAGCAGAGCCACGCAGGTCTTCCGCGAGGAGTACATCCTCAAGCAGGACATGGCCCGCgaggagatgcagagaagagTCAAACTCCTGACGGGCCAGAAGAACAAGCAGCTGGAAGAGCTGGCCTCGTGCCGGGAGGAGCGGAAGACTctgagagaggcagcagagaggttGGCTGATAAATACGAGGACGCAAAGTATCGCCAGGAAACCATTATGAACAGGGTGAAAAAAGTGCTGGGCAGTCTGCAGAGCCAACTGCCCATACTGTCAAACAGtgagaaggaaatgaagaaggagCTGCAGACCATCAGCGATCAACTGAAGCACCTGGACAACTCCATCAAGCAGGTGAACTTGATGATGGAGTACCAGAAGAAGCAGGTGGACAAGGACGCGTCTGCCGCCAGGAAACCTGTCTCACTCAACGCCCAGCAGAAGAAGGTGGTCCAGGACGTGCTCCGAGAGCAGGGGCAGCAGATCGGTGACATGATGAAGCAGATAAAAGACATCAAAAACCACTTCAGCTTCTGA
- the psmd8 gene encoding 26S proteasome non-ATPase regulatory subunit 8 yields the protein MVWQVVHPALRAESRHFDLPSVAGGGNTPWQHECFYDSHLTYYGGRCRTFCRITMALKETAGLYETLKGEWNKKNPNLSKCGELLSKLKVSLLGLNFLPTSGSVLTKQQLILARDVLEIGALWSILKKDIPSFERYMAQLKCYYFDYKEELPEAAYMHQLLGLNLLFLLSQNRVSEFHTELERLSARDIQTNIYIKHPVSLEQYLMEGNYNKVFLAKGNIPAESYTFFIDILLDTIRDEIAGCIEKAYEQIQFGEATRVLFFSSPKKMTEYAKKRGWSLSPDGYYSFTSQQQRTEEVTIPSTELAQQVIEYARQLEMIV from the exons ATGGTTTGGCAAGTCGTTCACCCAGCGCTCCGCGCCGAAAGCCGCCATTTTGATCTGCCGTCTGTCgcgggggggggaaacacaccATGGCAACACGAGTGTTTTTACGACAGTCATTTAACGTATTACGGTGGCCGGTGTCGTACATTTTGCAGAATCACCATGGCGTTGAAAGAGACTGCGGGGCTCTACGAAACACTCAAAGGAGAGTGGAACAAGAAGAACCCAAACCTGAGTAAATGCGGAGAACTTCTGAGCAAACTGAAG GTTTCATTACTGGGGCTGAACTTTTTACCGACCAGTGGGTCTGTACTCACCAAACAGCAGCTCATTTTAGCCC gagATGTCCTTGAAATTGGAGCCTTGTGGAGCATCCTGAAGAAGGACATCCCGTCTTTTGAGAGATACATGGCCCAGCTGAAATGTTACTACTTTGATTACAA AGAGGAGCTGCCTGAAGCTGCCTACATGCACCAGTTGCTTGGACTGAACCTGCTCTTCCTGCTCTCGCAGAACCGCGTGTCCGAGTTCCACACAGAACTTGAGAGACTGAGTGCGCGAGATATTCAGACCAACATCTACATCAAACACCCAGTCTCCTTAGAGCAG TACTTGATGGAGGGAAACTACAACAAGGTTTTTCTTGCCAAAGGCAACATTCCTGCTGAGAGCTACACATTTTTTATAGATATTCTGCTTGATACAATTCG TGATGAGATCGCCGGTTGCATAGAGAAAGCATATGAGCAGATCCAGTTCGGTGAAGCCACACGTGTGCTTTTCTTCAGTTCCCCCAAAAAGATGACAGAGTATGCCAAGAAG agggGATGGAGTCTGAGCCCAGATGGCTATTACTCGTTTACCAGTCAGCAGCAACGGACAGAAGAGGTGACCATTCCCTCAACTGAGCTGGCACAACAGGTCATCGAATATGCACGACAGCTGGAAATGATTGTGTAA
- the spred3 gene encoding sprouty-related, EVH1 domain-containing protein 3, whose amino-acid sequence MEGDVRVRAVVMTRDDSSGGWVPLGGGGLSHVVICKGRSQDGRGRREYVIRGERLRDRAPVLEFTVQRGLVYNKVNPIFHHWRVEDRKFGLTFQSPADAISFEKGLQTVIDKLDRGSDSPSSSTPEEADTEDDGQASHTGSESSSNSRKEMLPKPITIVTSESSSTCFVRPEEFSFGSGHAVTTQTPAQIHTRPGHLSPLTAVLNPPAPPPPPPAPPSPTVGPPASSPLSPLSPTISLLEEGDLRSVDPCKDLWGSRGYEDYRRAGATRTMVGGLTGGVVVGGGGSVQDKSELCVVRFEKELSGVGTAGCDVTVSLESKASQRLSSSSPTCVSMPNAVSGVSSGAGSPQETGKGSPSPCCIHTSLATPRSRTRKRGGASSGSDPGVISPDDDSPCPQGSSSCSSRCVYCRSVFSTSDNGRGRCRDAPDPALHCLRQWTCVWCAESLLYHCMSDSEGEFWEPCSCEDSLGGHPHPLCCARWLALLALSLFVPCMCCYLPLRACLRCGERCGCCGGKHKAVR is encoded by the exons ATGGAGGGCGA TGTGCGTGTTCGCGCAGTGGTGATGACACGTGACGACTCCAGCGGCGGTTGGGTGCCCCTCGGAGGTGGCGGCCTCAGTCATGTGGTCATATGtaaggggcggagccaggacgGCAGGGGGCGGAGAGAATACGTCATACGCGGAGAACGCCTGCGAGACCGAGCG CCGGTGTTGGAGTTCACTGTGCAGAGGGGACTAGTGTACAACAAGGTGAACCCCATCTTCCATCACTGGCGAGTGGAGGATCGAAAGTTCGGCCTCACCTTCCAGAGTCCTGCCGACGCCATTTCCTTCGAGAAGGGGCTGCAGACGGTCATCGACAAGCTGGACCGAG GCTCCGACTCGCCCTCGTCCTCCACGCCGGAGGAGGCCGACACCGAGGATGATGGACAAGCT TCCCATACAGGAAGTGAGTCGTCATCCAACAGCAGAAAGGAGATGCTTCCCAAACCCATCACCATAGTGACGAGCGAGTCGTCGTCCACCTGCTTCGTGCGGCCAGAGGAGTTCAGCTTCGGGTCCGGCCATGCTGTCACCACGCAGACGCCTGCTCAG ATCCACACCAGGCCAGGGCATCTCTCACCACTGACGGCTGTGTTGAATCCCCCagcgcccccgcccccgccacCTGCTCCACCCTCGCCTACTGTGGGTCCCCCGGCCTCATCCCCTCTGTCCCCCCTCTCGCCTACCATTTCTCTCCTGGAAGAGGGAGACCTCCGCAGTGTGGACCCTTGCAAAGACCTGTGGGGTTCTAGGGGTTACGAGGACTACCGACGGGCAGGGGCCACCAGGACTATGGTCGGTGGGCTGACTGGGGGTGTGGTTGTCGGCGGCGGGGGGAGTGTGCAGGACAAGTCGGAGCTGTGCGTGGTTCGCTTTGAGAAGGAGCTGTCAGGAGTGGGGACGGCAGGCTGTGACGTGACCGTGAGCTTGGAAAGTAAAGCATCCCAGCGTCTGTCCTCGTCCTCACCTACCTGTGTGTCCATGCCCAATGCTGTGTCGGGCGTGTCCTCAGGTGCCGGCTCCCCCCAGGAGACGGGCAAGGGCTCGCCCTCTCCATGCTGCATCCACACCTCACTGGCCACGCCCCGGTCGCGGACTCGTAAGAGAGGAGGGGCCAGCAGCGGAAGCGACCCGGGGGTAATCTCCCCCGACGACGACAGCCCCTGTCCCCAGGGTTCATCGTCATGCTCCTCTCGCTGCGTGTACTGCCGCTCGGTTTTCAGCACTTCGGATAACGGGCGGGGCCGCTGCAGGGATGCCCCAGACCCGGCCCTGCACTGCCTGCGCCAGTGGACCTGTGTGTGGTGCGCAGAGAGTCTGCTCTACCACTGCATGTCGGACTCTGAGGGAGAGTTCTGGGAGCCTTGCTCGTGCGAAGACTCGTTGGGGGGCCACCCGCACCCCCTCTGCTGTGCCCGCTGGTTGGCCCTCCTGGCCTTGTCGCTCTTCGTGCCCTGCATGTGCTGCTACCTGCCTTTGCGCGCCTGCCTACGGTGTGGGGAGAGGTGTGGCTGCTGCGGGGGAAAGCACAAGGCGGTCCGATGA